The proteins below are encoded in one region of Haloterrigena turkmenica DSM 5511:
- a CDS encoding heparinase II/III domain-containing protein: MPTAHDHDYPPREWTVGGLRDALDGPGEAFTLPTYDDEAAWTALRTDELTCEPVEALLDDAESARDGEIPSLTASQYLDYERTGDRSRYEAAARERRRRLSALVVAACVERDDDFDPILDHAWALCEQATWTWPAHLGDESREGLPGAVPSEERTVALFTVGAALLLAEVDAILGDRLHPALRERIRAEVDCRVFTPYEDRDDIWWTTATNNWNAVCSAGVALAALHLLDDAGRQARIVERVADGLGHYLDGFGADGGTTEGVGYWNYGVGNYVALADALESATDGSHSLCSPPKLERLAAYPLAVELSPGRFVPFSDSDEESVVAPRAAAWLGRRLEKPGLAARGRWEMARRTDAFAGPNVASLPEIVRDLHWTRTVPASWTRSTPPTRRYFGGCEWWITRASPADPDGLVVAAKAGHNGESHNHNDCGSFVVHANGESLLTDPGRPEYDRDYFGPARYEYITARSLGHSVPYVNGVEQTAGEAFAASVLDRRSSPTVDAFEMELADCYPEDAGLESLRRTVTLDRTDGVVTVGDDAVFANADNTFESTLVSAFPIRSDERGLVVDGERGRTRVTPDDSDAERSVERLTDAIETADGTRDVWRARIERTVSSRATSLQLRIEPESRE; this comes from the coding sequence ATGCCGACGGCGCACGACCACGACTATCCGCCGCGCGAATGGACGGTCGGCGGCCTCCGAGACGCCCTCGACGGCCCCGGGGAGGCGTTCACGCTCCCGACGTACGACGACGAAGCGGCGTGGACGGCCCTCCGCACGGACGAACTGACCTGCGAGCCGGTCGAGGCGCTGCTCGACGACGCCGAATCGGCTCGCGACGGCGAGATCCCGTCGCTCACGGCCAGTCAGTACCTCGACTACGAGCGCACGGGAGATCGGTCGCGCTACGAAGCCGCCGCACGCGAACGCCGGCGTCGTCTCTCCGCGCTCGTCGTCGCCGCGTGCGTCGAACGCGACGACGACTTCGATCCGATTTTGGACCACGCGTGGGCGCTCTGCGAGCAGGCGACGTGGACGTGGCCCGCACACCTCGGAGACGAATCTCGGGAGGGGCTCCCGGGCGCCGTCCCGAGCGAAGAGCGGACGGTCGCGCTCTTCACCGTCGGCGCGGCGCTCCTCCTCGCGGAGGTCGACGCGATTCTCGGCGACCGTCTCCATCCCGCGCTCCGTGAGCGCATCCGCGCCGAAGTCGATTGTCGCGTTTTCACTCCTTACGAGGACCGCGACGACATTTGGTGGACGACGGCAACGAACAACTGGAACGCGGTCTGTAGCGCGGGCGTCGCGCTCGCCGCGCTACACCTCCTCGACGACGCCGGCCGGCAGGCGCGCATCGTCGAACGCGTCGCCGACGGTCTCGGCCACTACCTCGACGGCTTCGGCGCCGACGGCGGGACGACGGAAGGAGTCGGCTACTGGAATTACGGCGTGGGCAACTACGTCGCGCTCGCGGACGCCCTCGAGAGCGCGACCGACGGCTCGCACTCGCTGTGCTCGCCCCCGAAACTCGAGCGTCTCGCCGCGTACCCACTCGCCGTCGAACTCAGCCCCGGACGCTTCGTTCCGTTCTCGGACTCGGACGAGGAGAGCGTCGTCGCGCCGCGCGCGGCCGCGTGGCTCGGACGCCGCCTAGAGAAGCCGGGACTGGCGGCTCGCGGCCGGTGGGAGATGGCGCGCCGCACGGACGCGTTCGCCGGCCCGAACGTCGCGTCGCTGCCCGAGATCGTCCGCGACCTCCACTGGACGCGGACGGTACCCGCGTCGTGGACGCGTTCCACCCCGCCGACCCGTCGATACTTCGGGGGCTGTGAGTGGTGGATTACGCGGGCGAGCCCGGCCGATCCGGACGGTCTCGTCGTCGCCGCGAAAGCCGGCCACAACGGCGAGTCGCACAACCACAACGACTGCGGCTCGTTCGTCGTTCACGCGAACGGCGAGTCGCTCCTCACCGATCCGGGGCGTCCCGAGTACGACCGGGACTACTTCGGTCCGGCCCGCTACGAGTACATCACCGCGCGCTCGCTCGGCCACTCCGTTCCGTACGTGAACGGCGTCGAGCAGACCGCCGGGGAGGCGTTCGCCGCGTCGGTACTCGACCGACGCTCCTCGCCGACGGTCGACGCGTTCGAGATGGAACTCGCCGACTGCTACCCCGAGGACGCCGGTCTCGAGTCGCTCCGCCGGACCGTAACGCTCGACCGAACCGACGGCGTCGTCACGGTCGGCGACGACGCGGTGTTCGCGAACGCGGACAATACGTTCGAGTCCACGCTCGTCTCCGCGTTCCCGATTCGAAGCGACGAGCGAGGACTCGTCGTCGACGGCGAACGCGGTCGTACGCGGGTGACGCCGGACGATTCGGACGCCGAACGCAGCGTCGAACGGCTTACGGACGCGATCGAGACGGCCGACGGGACGCGCGACGTCTGGCGCGCTCGCATCGAACGGACCGTCAGTAGCCGCGCGACGTCGCTACAGCTACGGATCGAACCCGAGAGCA
- a CDS encoding sugar phosphate isomerase/epimerase family protein, with translation MQLALSTLGCPDWDLERILSVGREAGYDGVDFRGYRDEIDVTRHPLFTDRADETRSRLEAAGLSVSALSSSISLCEPGDRSARVAEARRLIEVADAFDVDRIRVFGGGDLDAHSRADLARFGGETMREILAIDGAENVRWILETHDAWTASDDCQRLLDELPADDVGVLWDAAHTVRLAGESPRETLDALGDRIEYVHVKDAVYDPDHHDATDDGYVYAVPGEGDLPMADVVEALRERGYDGWLVFEHEKRWHPSLADPDVALPAFVEWFRDQR, from the coding sequence ATGCAACTCGCACTGTCGACGCTCGGCTGCCCCGACTGGGACCTCGAGCGAATACTGTCCGTCGGCCGGGAGGCCGGCTACGACGGCGTGGACTTCCGAGGGTACCGGGACGAGATCGACGTCACGCGCCATCCCCTGTTTACCGATCGAGCCGACGAAACGCGGTCGAGACTCGAGGCCGCCGGGCTGAGCGTCAGCGCCCTCAGCTCGAGCATCAGCCTCTGTGAACCCGGCGACCGATCGGCCCGCGTGGCGGAGGCGCGCAGGCTGATCGAGGTCGCCGACGCGTTCGACGTCGACCGAATCCGCGTGTTCGGCGGCGGCGACCTCGACGCCCACTCGAGAGCCGACCTCGCGCGTTTCGGGGGCGAAACCATGCGGGAGATCCTCGCGATCGACGGCGCGGAGAACGTCCGGTGGATCCTCGAGACGCACGACGCCTGGACCGCCTCGGACGACTGTCAGCGACTCCTCGACGAGCTTCCCGCGGACGACGTCGGCGTCCTGTGGGACGCCGCGCACACCGTCCGTCTCGCCGGCGAATCCCCGCGCGAGACCCTCGACGCGCTCGGCGACCGGATCGAGTACGTGCACGTGAAAGACGCCGTCTACGACCCGGATCATCACGACGCGACCGACGACGGTTACGTGTACGCGGTCCCCGGCGAGGGCGACCTACCGATGGCCGACGTCGTCGAGGCGCTCCGCGAGCGGGGCTACGACGGCTGGCTCGTCTTCGAACACGAGAAGCGATGGCACCCCTCGCTCGCCGATCCCGACGTCGCCCTTCCGGCGTTCGTGGAGTGGTTCCGCGACCAGCGGTGA
- a CDS encoding hydroxyacid dehydrogenase → MKIFVTLPDGELRDDFFPNEVRHRLESLGSVAWNPSTDDLSEDALRDRIDGVDVLVTGWGSPRVTADVLEAADDLRLIAHTGGSVGTLVSEAVYDAGIPVVSANDVMADHTAEHTLGSILAKLRAVPELEASMKAGEFGADDVDIRTLHGKDVGLVGLGTIGRKLLDHLAPFDVSASIYDPYVNAEALAEYPFATLTDLETALDSAVVSVHAARTDETIGMLDADRLAQIPDGALFVNTARAEIVEEAALVEELRSGRLSGVFDVYHQEPLPADHEFREFDNVLLTPHVGGSQIHSPLTETVIDDIERFQRDQPLEHEIPRRQWQTMTR, encoded by the coding sequence ATGAAAATTTTCGTCACGCTACCGGACGGGGAACTTCGGGACGACTTCTTCCCGAACGAGGTCCGCCACCGACTCGAGTCGCTTGGTTCGGTCGCCTGGAATCCGTCGACCGACGACCTCTCCGAGGACGCCCTCCGTGACCGCATCGACGGCGTCGACGTACTGGTCACGGGGTGGGGCAGTCCGCGGGTCACCGCCGACGTCCTCGAGGCGGCCGACGATCTGCGACTGATCGCCCACACCGGCGGGAGCGTCGGGACGCTGGTCTCCGAAGCGGTCTACGACGCGGGGATTCCCGTCGTGAGTGCCAACGACGTGATGGCCGACCACACGGCGGAACACACGCTCGGCTCGATCCTCGCGAAACTGCGCGCCGTTCCGGAACTCGAGGCGTCGATGAAAGCGGGCGAGTTCGGTGCCGACGACGTCGATATTCGGACCCTCCACGGGAAGGACGTCGGACTCGTCGGGCTGGGGACCATCGGTCGGAAACTGCTCGACCACCTGGCCCCCTTCGACGTGTCCGCCAGTATCTACGATCCCTACGTGAACGCGGAAGCGCTGGCGGAGTATCCGTTCGCGACGCTGACGGATCTCGAGACGGCGCTGGACTCAGCGGTCGTTTCCGTCCACGCGGCGCGGACCGACGAGACGATCGGCATGCTGGACGCGGATCGACTGGCGCAGATCCCCGACGGGGCGCTGTTCGTCAACACCGCGCGCGCCGAGATCGTCGAGGAAGCGGCGCTCGTGGAGGAACTGCGGTCGGGTCGGCTCTCCGGCGTCTTCGACGTCTACCATCAGGAGCCGCTCCCCGCCGATCACGAGTTCCGAGAGTTCGACAACGTCTTGCTCACCCCCCACGTCGGCGGATCCCAGATCCACAGCCCGCTAACCGAGACCGTCATCGACGACATCGAGCGGTTTCAACGAGACCAACCGCTCGAACACGAGATCCCGAGACGACAGTGGCAGACGATGACTCGGTAA
- a CDS encoding L-rhamnose mutarotase: MARIAFHLKIADGQREAYREAHEDVPAWLEEAYLESDAGLETYSVFESDGHVFGFMELDDPDAIRDVMETSDEQARWAEEMDGILVDDDSDQWMDEVYRMI; the protein is encoded by the coding sequence ATGGCACGCATTGCCTTCCACCTGAAAATCGCCGACGGACAGCGCGAGGCGTACCGCGAGGCCCACGAGGACGTTCCCGCGTGGCTCGAGGAGGCGTATCTCGAGTCCGACGCCGGACTCGAGACCTACAGCGTCTTCGAGTCGGACGGGCACGTCTTCGGGTTCATGGAACTCGACGACCCGGACGCGATTCGCGACGTGATGGAGACGAGCGACGAACAGGCTCGCTGGGCCGAGGAGATGGACGGAATCCTCGTCGACGACGACTCCGATCAGTGGATGGACGAAGTGTATCGAATGATCTGA
- a CDS encoding LLM class flavin-dependent oxidoreductase, which yields MSDVTFEYNVPVFAGAPESGTDPSHRDTPCYEELDWETTKQGVLKAEELGFDAAWAPDHLMLGRDNAEYECWTLLSALAGLTDDINLGSLVLCNDYRNPALVAKMAATLDIVSGGRLELGLGAGWHEPEYEAYGWEYRDGFERLMRLDESIRLMKEMWTDESGDGASFAGDHYEIDGAYCEPGPVQDPHPPILVGGQGEEVTLKLVAKHADVWNTDVFKGTPETLEHKIGVIEDHCETVGRDPDEIEYSWDGHVICTRDPEKYERLLDLMIPIQFEEEYVDQADITTEEIARDYFIMGTPEECAEAIERRIDVGVTKFQCWFVDFPDTGGMELFADEVIPQFR from the coding sequence ATGAGCGACGTCACCTTCGAGTATAACGTGCCGGTGTTCGCGGGCGCGCCGGAGTCGGGAACGGATCCCTCCCACCGCGACACGCCGTGCTACGAGGAACTCGACTGGGAGACCACGAAGCAGGGCGTCCTGAAAGCCGAGGAGCTCGGCTTCGACGCCGCCTGGGCGCCCGACCACCTCATGCTGGGTCGCGACAACGCCGAGTACGAGTGCTGGACGCTGCTGTCCGCGCTGGCGGGGCTCACCGACGACATCAACCTCGGCTCGCTCGTCCTCTGTAACGACTACCGCAACCCCGCGCTCGTCGCGAAGATGGCCGCGACGCTCGATATCGTCTCCGGCGGTCGCCTCGAGCTCGGGCTCGGCGCCGGCTGGCACGAACCCGAGTACGAAGCCTACGGCTGGGAGTACCGCGACGGCTTCGAGCGACTGATGCGCTTAGACGAGAGCATCCGCCTGATGAAGGAGATGTGGACCGACGAGTCGGGCGACGGCGCCTCCTTCGCGGGTGATCACTACGAGATCGACGGCGCCTACTGTGAGCCCGGTCCGGTACAGGACCCGCATCCACCGATCCTCGTCGGCGGCCAGGGCGAGGAGGTGACGTTGAAACTCGTCGCGAAACACGCCGACGTCTGGAACACGGACGTGTTCAAAGGGACGCCGGAGACCTTGGAACACAAGATCGGCGTCATCGAGGACCACTGCGAGACGGTCGGCCGCGATCCCGACGAGATCGAGTACTCCTGGGACGGGCACGTCATCTGTACGCGCGATCCCGAGAAGTACGAGCGCCTGCTCGACCTGATGATTCCGATCCAGTTCGAGGAGGAGTACGTCGATCAGGCCGACATCACGACCGAGGAGATCGCCAGGGACTACTTCATCATGGGGACGCCCGAGGAGTGCGCCGAGGCGATCGAGCGGCGAATCGACGTCGGCGTCACGAAGTTCCAGTGCTGGTTCGTCGACTTCCCCGATACCGGCGGCATGGAACTGTTCGCCGACGAAGTGATACCGCAGTTTCGGTAG
- a CDS encoding enolase C-terminal domain-like protein, whose amino-acid sequence MEITNITVTKVSTDSWGEFVEFPLVTVMSKFEEYNNADGDNPQARRKWMGPVGDVVVEVETDAGITGVGVGNWATGSIETIVDETLSKLVVGEDPRERERLWDMMYRATIPFGRKGAAIEAISAVDLALWDIAGKEAEKPVYELLGGPVTDEIPCYASNLHPVDHEKLAREAQNYAEQGFDAMKLRFRYGPEAGRKGMKENEKIVETVRDAVGDEIAIAGDAYMGWDVRYAKKMLKRLERYDMEWVEEPVIPDDIDGYAEVREASNVPISGGEHEFTRWGHKELLEREAVDILQPDIHRCGGLTELLKIDSMASARDVPVIPHSGTNPTLHFIAASTNAPMAEYFPIPEWYKERQGEQESTYADAIYANPPQAEGGTIPLPETVGLSSATNPEALEHYSVE is encoded by the coding sequence ATGGAGATAACGAACATCACCGTCACGAAGGTCAGTACCGATTCCTGGGGCGAGTTCGTCGAGTTCCCGCTCGTCACCGTCATGAGCAAGTTCGAGGAGTACAACAACGCCGACGGCGACAACCCGCAGGCCCGCCGGAAGTGGATGGGGCCGGTCGGCGACGTCGTCGTGGAGGTCGAGACGGACGCGGGCATCACCGGCGTCGGCGTCGGCAACTGGGCGACGGGCTCGATCGAGACGATCGTCGACGAGACGCTCTCGAAGCTCGTCGTCGGCGAGGATCCCCGCGAGCGCGAACGCCTGTGGGACATGATGTACCGAGCGACGATCCCCTTCGGTCGGAAGGGGGCGGCCATCGAGGCCATCAGCGCGGTCGACCTCGCGCTCTGGGATATCGCCGGCAAGGAAGCGGAGAAGCCGGTATACGAACTGCTGGGCGGCCCGGTCACCGACGAGATTCCCTGTTACGCCAGCAACCTCCACCCGGTCGACCACGAGAAACTCGCCCGGGAAGCCCAGAACTACGCCGAGCAGGGCTTCGACGCGATGAAACTGCGGTTCCGGTACGGACCGGAAGCGGGCCGCAAGGGTATGAAGGAGAACGAGAAGATCGTCGAGACGGTCCGGGACGCCGTCGGCGACGAGATCGCGATCGCCGGCGACGCCTACATGGGCTGGGACGTCCGCTACGCCAAGAAGATGCTCAAGCGCCTCGAGCGCTACGACATGGAGTGGGTCGAAGAGCCGGTCATCCCGGACGACATCGACGGCTACGCCGAGGTCAGAGAGGCCTCGAACGTCCCCATCTCCGGCGGCGAACACGAGTTCACCCGCTGGGGCCACAAGGAGCTGCTCGAGCGCGAGGCCGTCGACATCCTCCAGCCCGACATCCACCGCTGTGGCGGGCTGACCGAGTTGTTGAAGATCGACTCGATGGCCAGCGCCCGCGACGTGCCGGTGATCCCTCACTCCGGAACGAACCCGACGCTGCACTTCATCGCCGCCTCGACCAACGCGCCGATGGCGGAGTACTTCCCGATCCCGGAGTGGTACAAGGAGCGCCAGGGCGAGCAGGAGTCGACCTACGCCGACGCCATCTATGCGAATCCGCCCCAGGCCGAAGGTGGCACCATTCCGCTGCCCGAGACCGTCGGACTGAGCTCGGCGACCAACCCCGAGGCCCTCGAGCACTACAGCGTGGAGTGA